In Benincasa hispida cultivar B227 unplaced genomic scaffold, ASM972705v1 Contig758, whole genome shotgun sequence, the genomic stretch GTAGCTATTAAATATCTATGCATTCTTATACTTTCAAGTATGTACTATTTTAGTACATGTTCCTTCAGTTTTGttacaatttaattttatttataaaacattcCATCAAAATAAATGTCCTTTTTACTATTAAACATTTAGACTTTGTAGCTTATACACATATTTGGTCcttaattagtttattgatcTAGCTAtgtaagaaatttcattaaaccATAAAAAGTTCTATGGTAAAGACgttcaaatttaaaagtacaaaattaaattgttacacactaaaattcaaaaattaaattgttgCTTCAATGAAAGTTTAGAAgcaaaagtgattttgaactgaaattttgatttgaattttatatctcTAGGTTAAAGGATTGATAATAATATTTACAAGGATGATATCGACCATAAAATACCTCttaaaaccaattttgaacGTTTTCAAATTGGTTAGACAATAGTGGCTCCTTTCACGAGGTGAAGATTCAAATTCCTTCTCCTAGTTTGTAATATAATATTCTAAAAAACTAGTtttttagaaaggaaaaaaaagaaaaaactctctcaaaaattccaaaattgaGTTCTCCAAcccaaataaaaaatagagTTTGTATTAGCACTTTCTCCCTTGCTGTGCCAAAGTTTGCCTTTGTAAGATCATTTGCTTGCCAGATTCCCATAAGCTGCTTACAACCACAAATCTTACATCCATAGGTATTAAAGCAGAAACACTTGAACTTCTACTTAATGATCTCCACCATCTCTGTCTATACAAGTTATTCAAAAATCTTCTTCCTCTGAGATTGCAGACAAAGTCGGTCGCCATTTTCGACACCCTTTACGGGGGCCTGTATAGCTCAACAATCTATGTCGAGATTGCAACTTCTTTGCATTTGCCAACAGCAACTTAAACTGTTCCTTAGTTACCACAATCTTCACCTTCCTTGCTCCTGCTCCATCGGAGTATGCTATCTTTGAGGAAGCTAGAAGATTTTCGAGCTCTTTCAAGCATGGGACAATATTTTGAACCTCCCCAACTTGGAGGATAGTTCTGGTTGGAGAAGTAAAATCAAGGAGAAGAGGGTCTTTACCACATTCGGTAGCAGAATCAGTGGCTTTTTCCAGCTCTCTGAGCTTCTTCTGCGGCAACTGGACACAAGGCAAGGCAATGCAGTTTCCCATTTGTTAATGAATGGTTAAGAAATGAATGTCTCATGAACATATATAGCATGTGGGTTTGAGATGATCCACCTGGTAAGGCATCAGAACGTGCCAACCATTATACTGCTTCTCCATGACCTGTTTGAATATAATATACACAGCCAACGACTTCAATTGGGGATTAAAGATAAGAAATTAGAAGATAGTACCATGTTATGTGCACTACCAAAGAGTTCATACtggaaaattataaaaaatatcaagGATCAAAGTCAATGGCTTTGACATTTTGTTTTAGGACTGCTGTATACATCCTTTACTTACAAAGTcagcaaaaataaaagaaaaacagaagAGATTACCCATCTTTTGAGGCTTAGAAGGAATGATTCACAGAGATTAAATACGTTGTATTGACTTATCATTTCTTTTATCCTAAAACGAAAGCGAGATTCCTCTGAGTTCTTTGAagattttgataaaaatatttgaaaatttagaggtCAATCCATTGCCCCTCTGAAACTAACATCATACAAATTATTAGGAAGGAGCCTGAGTCTGAATGAACCATTCTAGTTCCAACATCGGTTCCTCTTCCTCCATGAGTTCAGCATCCCAATTTAGTTCTCATATGGTGCAAAATCAACTCTTCAGAGTAAGGGGAAAGACGAACCAAATAGGACATATTATCCTTTACCCTCGTGCAATAAGATTTTATCATCCTAGCATATCTGAACTTGATCCCCTGCATCTCTATTACCTCCCTTTGGCAGGATAATAATGGAACTCCAGTATGCTTTTCAGACGTCTGCTAATAAACAAAACTTGCACGGATTCGAAAGGGTGTATGTTGAGAGAGCTAACCAAGGGCAAAAATATACCATAAAGAAATTAGCAGTAGGCAAGAAAGTAGAGTGTTCGAATATCGATCTGACATTCCAATGAATTATAATACAATAAAAGAACAAAGATAGCAGAACTCTTCATTGCATCCTTTAACGTAAAGTtctcttttaataaatatatggcCGAttaaaagaaaggagaaaaaaaaaaggggtttaaataaaagatacCACAACAGATATTATTGGACCTTTCAGGTACAACCCTTATTATGCTGCAACTAATTCAGGTGAACTTCTAGACTCCAACCAGGATTTTGCTGCCACTTTAGTCGTCAAAAACCACCCGACCTTTTCTGGAGCCTCATGGAATGGAGCATTTAATTCCTTTAAATGTGATTCAAAGACGCTTGCCAAACCCTTATCTGAATATTTGTGTTTTCCATGTCCAGTATTTATTCCAAGTAATGGTGGAAGTTCCTCCCCAGATTCGAGTACCTTTGTTAAGTCATTTATCCAAACGTGTAATGCAGTGAGACCAGCCCCAAGAGAAAGACCCTTAAGATAAAGAGACCACTGAGTTGGAGACCTGGATTGCAAATCTTTATATAACTGAAGTGTAAGCCCCAAATCCAGTAGTTCACATGCCTTATCCAAAAGATCTAAATTTACACAGAGATCAATTAAGCAATTGCAGTAGGCTTTTCTCACATCAGCACTGACAACACTAAAGAGTTCTGAGGCTTCAGTTCTGAAATCTCCTTCCTTGTCTTGCTCCCCCATCAAGAGTTTAACCACAAAACCGAGTTTTGGATTAGCTCTCACAACACAATCAATCAGCTTACTAAGTTCCTCTTTTGGTGTCTGGGTAATTACATTGAGAAGACAGCCACAGAATCGATCGTCTGGAGTTAATCCTAACTCTATCAATCGACTGAATGTCCTCACTACATCATCAACACGTTTGGCTTTCCCATAGCACTGGATTAGTGATGTCAAGACAAAGATATTAGGGTCGAAACCGGCTTCCACCATCTCGTTCAACATTTCTTCTGCCTCTGATACTTTTCCACTGCAGGAATATATGGTGATCATGGAAGAAAAAGTCCAACTGTCAGGTGAGCAAGTCCCAGAACTCTTCATATCTTGAAAAACTTCAACAGCCTCATAAACGTAGCCAACATCAGCACACATAGCTAAAAGTGTATTGTAGAGAATTACATTTAACTGCAGCCCCTTTTCCTTCATCTCCTTGTAAACAAGGAGGGCATCCTCACCATACCTGGCTCTTCCATAGGCACGTAAAAGAGAAGCATAAGTTGCCCAACTTGGtgaaaatccatttttaatCATCTCTTTGTAAATGGTCTTGATCTGCCATGGTCTTTTAGCCCTACCCATAGCATCCAACAAGCTGTTATATATAACCAAATTTGGCTTGATGCCTATAGCCTTCATTTCTTCATACACATTCAAGCACCCATCATAGTTCCCAGCCACTCCATGAATTTTGATCATTGTCGAGAATGTTGCAGGATCGATACGCCAATTTTCAGTTCTTGCACGGTCATACAAACTGAAAGCCATGTCAACATTACCAGCACGTCCATAGGCATCAATCATCGCAGAATAAGTAACATCATCAGGATTACAATCAAAACTTGGCATCTTCTCAAACCACTCAACAGCCTTATTAGGTAGCGAACACAACCTAGCACAACTAATAATTGTAGAAAATGTCACATTATCAGGCTTGACTCCTCTCTTAAGCATTTCTTCAAACAGTTTCTCTGCACCCTCCATATCTCTGCATTTCCTAAACACCTTCAATGTCACATTATAAAAAATCGCCTGTTTACTAGATTTCAACACGTCCTGGAAGTACCGAAGAGCAAGCAACGCAGTTTGGGAATTCGACATGTTATTCAGCACTACAACAGCGTCCTGTTGTAAAATGTTACTACCTATCTCCTTCAAGACATCAGCAACATCTTCCTGACATGGATTACAAGAGTCCAAAGACTCCGATATTCTAGTAAGAGAAGCATACCTGGCTTCGTACGATTGCTTCCGAAGTTTGGAAGCTCTGGGGCTTCTAGGATTGACCCAAACGGAGCTTTTGGAGGAGGAACTGGATTTCCCATCTGGGTATTTGGAGATTTCATCATTAGAGGGGCTTGGATTGTGGGTTTCTTGAGGAGCGTATTCCTGTAGCGAGACATTGGTAATTTGGAGGAATGGTTTCGAGTGACGAGGAATGGGATTGAGTTTGAAAAGGCGAGAGGAGTTGCACAGAGTTGTTTTACGTTGAGAAGTGAGAGAATTGGAAAGGGAATGGTGGTCGGTGAAGAAGGTGGACGGCGAATGGCAGAGCTGGAAGGCCATTTTCCGGTGATTGTGTGGCCCTCTCCGGTTAGTTGTTCTGGCCTTCCGGTTGAGTGGCTCGTCCCCGCCTTATCGGCTGCAGGCCTTTACATCAAAATATCCTCTTTCAAATTCAAGGGTATTTTTAtcagaaaaatattattattattattattttgggttaaaaaatattttttgttccTAAACTTTCGACAAAGTAAaaatttaatccctaaatttttatttgtaacaatttagtcactgctttcaattttataataatttaattcttgaactttagtatataacaatttagtcattgtacttttaaattcataacaatttagtcccctatgtaaacaaatttatcaaaattagatgtcaatttttattatcttatgatgtagactttgtattttataaaaaaaatattgagtctttaattagtttatcgatttatttggtcaagaaatctcATTACATCTTAACAATAATTTCTACAAtgaagactaaattgttataaatctTAATGtacaagaactaaattgttacatagtaaAGTTAAGGGATTCAACtcttacaaaattgaaagtttgggGACTAGATcattacaaattaaaattaaaggactaaattgttaattatgaaagtttagggactaaaagtgatatttaacattttttagaaTTATTATGGGTAAAAGTACATTTTTGATCCCtgtatttcaaaatttacatttttaatctcaattttcaCTAAAACTCATTTTCTATCTTAGTGTTAATATATTAAacgatttataattaattaaattttactatttttcatcacatttaaaattaaaattaaaattcttatTGCCTTACATTAATTAGTAGACATTGATATCTCTgatttaaaatgaatatttaatataaatttgatattataaatatataatcttGAAATTCAAGCACCAAATTGAAACATAATTCAAATCTCAATCTCGAAACTAAAGACCAGATTGAAACAGAATTCAAATCTCAAAGAtaaaagtgtaacattttaaaacgtAAGAattaaattgcaataaaaatcaaaatatttataaaacacTTACATGACAATCAAAATAATGGGAGTAGTATCTATATAcactaatatataattttttttccaattgttgcatatagttttcaaatttgtaaagaTATTCCTttctattattataaatattatataaaaataatagatATCCACTAGTGTCATGTTTAGTGTCCAATACCAAGTGTCATTTTCTTATTATCACATGTGCTGCCTATGTGTCATTTAACCAGTTATGCatagtgtcacaccccgccctgaGCCCGCACTCCTAagcccgaggagaggcatgagggaccgcagataccacccttttgtgatacctacaatccatctgaacctctttactctgAGTAAACTTAAGTCAAAGAGATAAACAActactgattaagtaggcccattttattacttaaatgtaatgtttatacaactctaaGACTTAACAACAAGTTTACATCAATCGCTCTTAAAACCTTCTAGAAGTGTAACtatggcttgtggcagaccttgaccttaacAGCACCCTgaaactcctcacctttcgctacttgggaagaaaaacatgaaagaaaagaatgagtttcacaaagctcagtgagtgataAGTAACttttagagtctatttcaactcataaaaataagcatatcataaatacgaggttacattcaaacctcagccttgaatgagtctgctctcaactctatctacacgcacggtagatagctaaactgataactacttagaatgaaTATGCTATCTACCTACACACAGTAGATAGTTCACTATTACTAATTACAAACGCTTACTCTTTTGCATTCCCTTTGTTCCCTATATCTCTTATGTGTACATAGATCCCTGTTCATGGGCTTAGAAGCTAGGTCCGTCTGCCatctgaccatcccatatgagGTTCCTCCCACATGCTCAGGAACTAaacctctcggtcccctgaccatctcgtgaggttttgctttcgggcttaggaactaggtctattgaccccttgACCATCctgatcacataatctcattctcatgctagatactcattcataacataagcatatacaatttactctaaaagatatgcttaagacttaaaggaaagtaccactcaccttggtaaggataggaatcttcttctttagaagttccttgatcttctCGAGCTTCAttttgaaccctaagatccatattcaatttaaagctcatattactcatagttctaggctttatctcgagatacttccttctataaacatgCTCTAACATGTCTTagaaagcttaccttaaaatattagctcagAACTTTTCGTGATTTGGCCGGAATCCTAAAaaaatcaagactggcccagcttacccgacagcttgacccttctgttttttcctcattcttcagtttgattccttggagcttcttctctgaAAGCCCTaacctgaaaactagactctcaaaGCTTCCAGGtggctttaaaatcactccaaacgcaagAGTATTCTAAGATATATCattgtcccaagttgatgctacttctagaCTTCACTATCTGACAGCATCTCCTCCTtttggaacttcatgaccgaCGCATAGCTATCTCTGAAACTGGTCTTAAACACTCTTCCTATTGTATTTTAAGGGGATTTCAGATTATGTACTTAAGAAAAGGCTTGTgatggtatttataggcttaaggaaatgatccttctcatCTTTACCAAGCCTCTAATGCAAGACATCTCCTACTCTTGAAGTGTTTGCACCATGTTTTGCCACCACCTATTCCCTTTACATtcacctacttccatgccacATACATTGAGTTGTCCTCCTTATGCATAAGActtcctttgcatgaaacttaattcGTCCAGCTTCTACTAACTCAAGCTACAAACTTCTCTCGGCATAGTCATTTGTCCGGATGAGCTCACCAATCTTGCGTAATGCAGACCTCAGCACCgctccatcgtttagttcctACATCTATCGCTTAGTTCCAGCAGTCTATtatgtagctcaatcgtttagtaaacgatctcgcACATAGCCTATCGCTTAGCTACTGCGCGCATTGTttacctccatcgtttagcgctgacgccttatcgtctaacgcatctgCTAATCGCTTAACGTCATCGCCCAATGCCTGTGTCTATCGCCCAACGCCCATCGCTTAATATTTCGCCTATCAGCGCATCTACTCATCGTCTAGCGTAGCATGGCTATCATCTAGCATTCACGCCCATCGCGTAGCGCCATCGTGTAGTCCATCGCTTAGCGCCACGCGCATCGCTTAACACTtaacgctatcgtctagtgctaccGTCCAACTTCTaagcttatcgtctagcgcttacacTGATCATGTTGCACTTTGCCTATCGTATGGCCCAATCGTCTAGTGCGTCCCTTCTCATCATTTAACGTCCCGcgcatctacacgatcgtctagcatcgCTCAACTCCGTgcatttgctatacgattgcctacctcatcatttagctccccgcattgctacacaatcgtctagcgcccgtctacacgatcgcctacctcatcgtgtggCGCTGCtcacttactagacgatcgtctacctcatcgtttagctccctgcatcgcgatcgtctagcgtccacctacacaatcgcctacctcatcatgTAGCGCCGCTCATTTACTAGACCTCATTGTTTAGCactgctcatttgctacacgatcgtctgtCCAGTGCCTTGCGCTCAACATTTCCATTTCTCTGCTCTTACTCACACATACCCAACGTATGAGAAACTCTTGGCAACGCCTCTTACCAATACTTCGGtcaatcatgcgtccaaccttacaaacgcatggttgccttctCATCTTATGCATTAATGTCTTCTAACACTCAACGCATGGTTCCTTTTTGACTTTACACTTAGTCAACCAATTAAGGATTAACTCAAAAccactcaaggaaaatctattcaatacttagaaatttccttctcttcaatataggatttaactttcacttagttaattcccttaatcacctgcttacgtaggaaaaatggaaatccgagTTTCACACATAGTGTCCAAGCGTGCCACTTTCTACTTGCCAAAATTCCCTATAAATAAGTGATCATTTGTGGATTTTATAGAGATAtatacattggtgagaattcaATTTACacattatccaattttataattttagttattttacgcttttagttattttatttatttattattattatataaatatattattatattatattttctccatatccgtgtTACCGTTAAGGTTCTCAATTTCATAACACGTTATCAACACGAGCTTCTGTCGTTTTTCccactaaaggtaggtcctaaaggtatgtagGTTTTTCCCTTTTCGTTatagttaataaatttaatgttattttgcatattcaatatctattaaatttctaacgtaagttcaatattttatgatagtgttgctatgacaaatctcacaaaattaaaatttgcctcccttgatattaacgacaataattatttgtcatgggtacttgatgccgaaatccacctggatgcCATAAATCTTGGGGAGACTATTAAAAAAGGATACGACATCCAGTCATGaaaaagcaaaagctatgattttccttcgtcatcatatcCATGAGGGATtgaaatggagtatcttacaataaaagattctTGTATCTTGTGAAATTTTTTGAAAGAgatgtatgctcataaaaaaatagttattcttcctaaagctcgttatgagtggatgcacttgagactacaagatttcaaatcagtaagtgattacaactctgcattatttaaaatcagttcaaaattctTGTTATTCGGAGACAAAATTACTGATGCTGATATGttgagaagacattttctagaTTTCATGTGTCAAATATGCTCCTGCAATAACAATATCGAGAGAAGAGTTTtagtattctgaattaatttcatgtcttctcgtggccgaacaaaataacgagttattgatgaaaaatcatgaatctcgaccaaccggaACAACACCATATCCTAAAAtgaatgttgtaaattttaataataatcgtggtcgaggtcatgCTCGCGGTCGAGGTTGTGActgtggcagaggaagaaataattattattttcatggtggtcattctaatcatttaaatttcaaaagaaccacacaaaatgatgatcacaaaggaaaagctccacaagatatataaaagttcaaagagtgttgaaaataaatgctttcgatgtagaatgactgggcattggtcatgTACCTAtcatacgtcaaaacacttagttgacctctaccaagcctccctgaaggaaaaagagaaaaatgtggaagcaaattttgcataccaggataatgatatatttgacccatcccatatgacaaaatttggacgtggcagacttctttgaatctcctgaaaaGAAGATTGACATAGTTGGTggcacatcaagtgtttcttttgagtTAGAGAATacctagacttaatgttgttgttttcaaatctattttcatttttagtaacttttgtatattgtaagcgttgttttttttattgtaattattttcttttaatgaagaaatatggatcattttcatatgttgggtgattcaaaaataagaaaagaagatctatgtctgacagacagtgcaactactaatacaatacttacaaataaaaaatacttttctaaattgacaatgctgaaagcaaaagtaaatacaatatcaggttctgcaaaatTGATTGAAGGTTtctggaaaaacaaatattgttTTGTCTAGGGGAACAAAGTTttcaattgacaatgcattgttctctagtcaatcaaagagaaatcttctaggCTTTAAAAATATACGTTataatggttatcatattgagactgatagtaagaataatatggaatatctatatatcatatccactgtctcaaatgaaaaacgtatattggaagagttgcctactttattttttggattgtattatactcatatatgagtaattaaaacatatgcaacaatgaacatgaagttcatgaatccaaacatattaataatttggcatgaccgattggatcatccaggatctatcaataaggagaattattgaaaattcaaatggacacccattgaagaaccagaaggattttcaatctaatgaattatcatgtgatgcttgctctcaaggaaaattgataattaaaccGTCACCAGCTAAAGTAAAGACTGAATCACCTGCTCGTTCCCCAACTTCGACGTTCCCCGACTCTGACGTTGTGATATGCTTGAGCAACTACTAGAGAACCATCTTATCCAGCTACCAGAATGTAAACGACCGGAACAAGCCAACAAAGTGAATGATCCCAACTACTGCAAGATCACAGGGTCATTAGCCACCCATTGGAAAAATGTTTTGTACTGAAGGAATTGATCCTCAGATTGGCCCGTGAGAGGAAAATAGAGTTGAATCTAGACGTGGTGGTCCAAACGAATCATGCTGCGGTGACGGTAACTCCAAGCGTGTCGACACCAATCATATATTATGAAGAAAGGTAGAGCTCAGTCCAGTTTGGGACCTTCGAACCTGTGGTAGTGCGATTTTAGCAGGAGGTCCAAGCTACAGATCTTCAAAACAGAGGAGAGTGTACTAACGATGACGATAACGAAGGTTGGATCCTTGTGGCGTGTCATAAGAAGGAAAGACCGAACTCTACCCAAAA encodes the following:
- the LOC120070017 gene encoding pentatricopeptide repeat-containing protein At4g16390, chloroplastic, which codes for MAFQLCHSPSTFFTDHHSLSNSLTSQRKTTLCNSSRLFKLNPIPRHSKPFLQITNVSLQEYAPQETHNPSPSNDEISKYPDGKSSSSSKSSVWVNPRSPRASKLRKQSYEARYASLTRISESLDSCNPCQEDVADVLKEIGSNILQQDAVVVLNNMSNSQTALLALRYFQDVLKSSKQAIFYNVTLKVFRKCRDMEGAEKLFEEMLKRGVKPDNVTFSTIISCARLCSLPNKAVEWFEKMPSFDCNPDDVTYSAMIDAYGRAGNVDMAFSLYDRARTENWRIDPATFSTMIKIHGVAGNYDGCLNVYEEMKAIGIKPNLVIYNSLLDAMGRAKRPWQIKTIYKEMIKNGFSPSWATYASLLRAYGRARYGEDALLVYKEMKEKGLQLNVILYNTLLAMCADVGYVYEAVEVFQDMKSSGTCSPDSWTFSSMITIYSCSGKVSEAEEMLNEMVEAGFDPNIFVLTSLIQCYGKAKRVDDVVRTFSRLIELGLTPDDRFCGCLLNVITQTPKEELSKLIDCVVRANPKLGFVVKLLMGEQDKEGDFRTEASELFSVVSADVRKAYCNCLIDLCVNLDLLDKACELLDLGLTLQLYKDLQSRSPTQWSLYLKGLSLGAGLTALHVWINDLTKVLESGEELPPLLGINTGHGKHKYSDKGLASVFESHLKELNAPFHEAPEKVGWFLTTKVAAKSWLESRSSPELVAA
- the LOC120070018 gene encoding uncharacterized protein LOC120070018 isoform X2 translates to MEKQYNGWHVLMPYQLPQKKLRELEKATDSATECGARKVKIVVTKEQFKLLLANAKKLQSRHRLLSYTGPRKGCRKWRPTLSAISEEEDF
- the LOC120070018 gene encoding uncharacterized protein LOC120070018 isoform X1, producing the protein MEKQYNGWHVLMPYQLPQKKLRELEKATDSATECGKDPLLLDFTSPTRTILQVGEVQNIVPCLKELENLLASSKIAYSDGAGARKVKIVVTKEQFKLLLANAKKLQSRHRLLSYTGPRKGCRKWRPTLSAISEEEDF